The following nucleotide sequence is from Pseudobdellovibrionaceae bacterium.
CACTTCAGTCCGCGCATATAGGGCTGAAGAACTGCCGGCACGGAAATGCTACCATCTTCATTTTGGTAGTTCTCTATAATGGCAATCAAAGTGCGCCCCACAGCCAGGCCCGATCCATTCAGAGTGTGGACATATCGAGGCTTTGCCTTGGGCCCGCTGGGCCTAAAGCGGATCTCCGCCCGCCGAGCCTGGAAGTCCTCAAAGTTAGAACAAGAGCTGATTTCCCGATACTTCTGTTGTCCAGGAAGCCAAACCTCCAAGTCATAGCATTTGGCCGCACCAAATCCGATGTCCTTGGTACAAAGAGCCATGACTCGATAAGGAAGCTCCAACTTTTTCAAGATCGTTTCCGCGTGACCCGTTAACTGCTCATGAGCCTCATAGGACTTGTCCGGATGAGCAAAGACCATCAGCTCTACCTTGTTGAACTGGTGCTGGCGAATGAGTCCCTTGGTGTCTTTTCCATAACTGCCAGCCTCTGAGCGAAAGCAGGGGGTATAGGCCACAAATTTAGTTGGCAGGTCTCCCTCCTCGAGGATTTCCTGGGCAAAATAATTGGTCACGGGGACTTCGGCCGTTGGTACCAAGTAGTAGTCTGTGCTGTCCAAATGAAAAACATCTTCCTTGAACTTTGGAAACTGCCCTGTGCCGAACAGACTTGAGCTATTCACGACAAATGGAGGAATCATCTCCTCATAGCCATGTTCTTCACTGTGAACATCCATCATAAACTGAATCAACGCCCGCTCAAGAGCAGAGGCCGCTCCCCTCAAGAAGGTAAACCGGGCCCCTGTGACCTTTCCCGCCCGATCAAAATCGATGATGCCAAGAGACTCTCCCAGCTCCGTGTGCTCCTTAGCCGCAAAGCCCTGGCCCCGAGGCTCTCCCACTTTGCGGACTTCCACGTTGTCCTCTTCGCCCTTGCCGACCGGAGTTGTGTGGTGGCATTTGTTGGGTAATCGGGACAACAGGTCATTAAGTTCCTGCTCCTTCTGAACGGCGGTTTCGGTCATTTCCTTTACCCGACCACTCAGGGCCTGCATTTCCTCCAACAGAGATGAAGCGTCCTCTTTATTCTTCTTGCGCTTAGCGATTTCCTGACCAACCTTGTTTTGTTCAGCCCGCGCCTGCTCGGTTTGGGTGATCAGTGCCTTTCGTTCTGTGTTGAGCGCTAGAAGGCGATCCACTGCTCCCGGATCATCCCCCCGGTTCGCCAGACTATCCTTGTATTCGT
It contains:
- the serS gene encoding serine--tRNA ligase produces the protein MIDIKALEKNDVNPETGKAYTDEYKDSLANRGDDPGAVDRLLALNTERKALITQTEQARAEQNKVGQEIAKRKKNKEDASSLLEEMQALSGRVKEMTETAVQKEQELNDLLSRLPNKCHHTTPVGKGEEDNVEVRKVGEPRGQGFAAKEHTELGESLGIIDFDRAGKVTGARFTFLRGAASALERALIQFMMDVHSEEHGYEEMIPPFVVNSSSLFGTGQFPKFKEDVFHLDSTDYYLVPTAEVPVTNYFAQEILEEGDLPTKFVAYTPCFRSEAGSYGKDTKGLIRQHQFNKVELMVFAHPDKSYEAHEQLTGHAETILKKLELPYRVMALCTKDIGFGAAKCYDLEVWLPGQQKYREISSCSNFEDFQARRAEIRFRPSGPKAKPRYVHTLNGSGLAVGRTLIAIIENYQNEDGSISVPAVLQPYMRGLKCIEASKK